The following are from one region of the Apostichopus japonicus isolate 1M-3 chromosome 17, ASM3797524v1, whole genome shotgun sequence genome:
- the LOC139985065 gene encoding biogenesis of lysosome-related organelles complex 1 subunit 5-like isoform X1 — MTMKEPVADKVFKGVTDIHGRLLDHKPVIQSEIKYFLKEFETKRSNRDFDKLEQSLAGITDIKSEQLPEVMQLMERQLPEILVQISAATTTCQRLIDSEEQHLQANPLEEHRKLRAKRWAEFREKLTQERDQVDIEHRKRITAIEEHFELHTQKLALE, encoded by the exons ATGACAATGAAAGAACCAGTTGCAGATAAGGTATTTAAAG GTGTCACTGATATACATGGACGTCTGCTAGACCACAAACCAGTGATCCAGTCGGAGatcaaatattttttgaaaGAATTTGAG ACAAAGAGGAGTAACAGAGACTTTGATAAACTGGAGCAAAGCTTGGCTGGAATTACAGACATCAAATCAGAACAACTGCCAGAGGTGATGCAGCTGATGGAAAGGCAACTCCCAGAAATACTTGTTCAAA TTTCAGCAGCAACGACGACTTGCCAAAGACTCATAGACTCTGAAGAACAACATTTACAA GCAAACCCTCTTGAAGAGCATAGAAAGTTGAGAGCAAAGAGATGGGCAGAATTTAGAGAGAAATTAACTCAGGAAAGAGATCAAGTAGATATCGAACACAGAAAGAGGATCACTGCTATCGAAGAGCACTTTGAGCTGCATACGCAAAAACTGGCTTTGGAGTAG
- the LOC139985059 gene encoding heparan sulfate glucosamine 3-O-sulfotransferase 1-like — translation MLGFRVRGKPVLWLTVSMAIIILVTNISHHQSKQSEILQHPPPLMRGDVSGAYGYRSPSRPKQMSFKLDGDDYDMSYLENQFLEFTGSSSEDFDSEFFSDENVTFPEQNTNQKLTDFVVNKTTNVFQHGCYMRGAIKGIKKLLPVDVLSGLGCKQRPPEAIVFGVKKGGTTTLKEFLAFHPGVSVAPKELKFLSSSFLRKQGLEGYASLMPYSLPTQIPIEKTPGYMVRYRCIEPLKEMVPNCKLIAILSDPVKRAVSDFVHLSWVRDHREGGASELLPKHAHQMPHYEVKSTFEESVFYPNGSLKTWNTLLDTSLYYKHAKMWMGYFPPENFLFLDSSDLVYNPVRTFQEIEEFLGLPPFFSEHVFHFNETKGFYCVRYPIYSCMPPSKGRPHPIVDDRVVKKLQEYFEPYNKEFSHLINKTFSWTTYATDDE, via the coding sequence ATGCTGGGTTTCCGTGTCCGGGGAAAGCCGGTGCTTTGGTTGACCGTTTCCATGGCAATCATCATCCTCGTGACTAACATATCTCATCACCAGAGTAAACAAAGTGAAATTTTGCAGCATCCACCGCCATTAATGCGAGGTGACGTTTCGGGTGCTTATGGTTACAGATCACCTTCCCGTCCGAAGCAAATGTCTTTCAAGTTAGACGGTGATGACTACGACATGTCCTATCTTGAGAATCAGTTCTTGGAGTTTACTGGCAGCAGCTCTGAAGATTTTGATTCCGAATTTTTCTCCGACGAAAATGTCACTTTTCCCGAACAAAATACGAATCAAAAGTTGACAGATTTTGTGGTGAACAAAACTACAAACGTGTTTCAGCATGGTTGCTATATGAGAGGTGCAATAAAAGGAATTAAAAAGCTATTACCAGTTGATGTTTTAAGTGGGCTAGGCTGCAAGCAAAGACCCCCAGAGGCTATCGTTTTCGGTGTGAAGAAAGGTGGCACAACAACGCTGAAGGAGTTTTTAGCTTTCCATCCGGGGGTCTCGGTGGCACCAAAGGAATTGAAATTTTTGAGCAGTTCATTCTTACGTAAACAGGGTCTGGAAGGGTACGCCTCTCTCATGCCCTACAGCCTGCCGACTCAGATCCCCATTGAAAAAACACCTGGTTACATGGTACGATATAGATGTATCGAACCGTTGAAAGAGATGGTACCAAACTGTAAGTTAATCGCCATTTTGAGCGATCCTGTAAAGAGGGCAGTATCCGACTTTGTCCATCTCTCTTGGGTCAGAGATCATAGAGAAGGCGGGGCCTCTGAACTGCTACCCAAACATGCCCACCAGATGCCACACTATGAAGTCAAATCGACGTTTGAAGAATCTGTTTTTTATCCAAACGGATCACTTAAGACTTGGAATACACTTTTAGATACAAGTTTATACTATAAACATGCCAAAATGTGGATGGGATATTTTCCGCCAGAAAATTTTCTATTCTTAGATTCTTCGGACCTCGTCTACAATCCCGTTCGAACCTTCCAAGAGATTGAAGAGTTCTTAGGTTTACCTCCGTTTTTTTCGGAACATGTCTTCCACTTTAATGAGACGAAGGGCTTTTACTGTGTGCGCTATCCTATTTATTCGTGCATGCCTCCATCCAAAGGCAGACCGCATCCAATTGTCGATGATAGAGTAGTGAAAAAGCTACAGGAATATTTTGAGCCTTATAACAAAGAATTTAGCCATCTTATCAACAAAACATTCTCCTGGACAACATATGCCACAGATGATGAGTGA
- the LOC139985065 gene encoding biogenesis of lysosome-related organelles complex 1 subunit 5-like isoform X2 — translation MTGSGTTVGVTDIHGRLLDHKPVIQSEIKYFLKEFETKRSNRDFDKLEQSLAGITDIKSEQLPEVMQLMERQLPEILVQISAATTTCQRLIDSEEQHLQANPLEEHRKLRAKRWAEFREKLTQERDQVDIEHRKRITAIEEHFELHTQKLALE, via the exons ATGACTGGCAGTGGTACTACAGTAG GTGTCACTGATATACATGGACGTCTGCTAGACCACAAACCAGTGATCCAGTCGGAGatcaaatattttttgaaaGAATTTGAG ACAAAGAGGAGTAACAGAGACTTTGATAAACTGGAGCAAAGCTTGGCTGGAATTACAGACATCAAATCAGAACAACTGCCAGAGGTGATGCAGCTGATGGAAAGGCAACTCCCAGAAATACTTGTTCAAA TTTCAGCAGCAACGACGACTTGCCAAAGACTCATAGACTCTGAAGAACAACATTTACAA GCAAACCCTCTTGAAGAGCATAGAAAGTTGAGAGCAAAGAGATGGGCAGAATTTAGAGAGAAATTAACTCAGGAAAGAGATCAAGTAGATATCGAACACAGAAAGAGGATCACTGCTATCGAAGAGCACTTTGAGCTGCATACGCAAAAACTGGCTTTGGAGTAG